One region of Anas acuta chromosome Z, bAnaAcu1.1, whole genome shotgun sequence genomic DNA includes:
- the HAPLN1 gene encoding hyaluronan and proteoglycan link protein 1 isoform X2, which translates to MTSLLFLVLISVCWADPHPDNSSLEHERIIHIQENGPRLLVVAEQAKIFSQRGGNVTLPCKFYHEHTSIAGSGTHKIRVKWTKLTSDYLKEVDVFVAMGHHRKSYGKYQGRVFLRESSENDASLVITNIMLEDYGRYKCEVIEGLEDDTAVVALNLEGVVFPYSPRLGRYNLNFHEAQQACLDQDSIIASFDQLYEAWRSGLDWCNAGWLSDGSVQYPITKPREPCGGKNTVPGVRNYGFWDKDKSRYDVFCFTSNFNGRFYYLIHPTKLTYDEAVQACLKDGAQIAKVGQIFAAWKLLGYDRCDAGWLADGSVRYPISRPRKRCSPNEAAVRFVGFPDKKHKLYGVYCFRAYN; encoded by the exons AAAATGGACCCCGTCTACTTGTGGTAGCAGAACAAGCCAAAATCTTCTCGCAGCGGGGTGGCAATGTCACACTGCCATGTAAATTTTACCACGAACACACATCAATAGCTGGCTCAGGAACCCACAAAATCCGTGTCAAGTGGACCAAACTCACCTCAGATTACCTCAAAGAAGTGGACGTCTTTGTTGCGATGGGACACCACAGAAAGAGCTACGGAAAGTACCAGGGCAGAGTGTTTCTGagagaaagcagtgaaaatgaTGCCTCCCTCGTAATCACAAATATAATGCTGGAGGATTATGGAAGATATAAGTGCGAGGTGATTGAAGGATTAGAGGATGACACGGCAGTGGTAGCTCTGAATCTGGAAG GTGTTGTATTCCCCTACTCTCCGCGGCTGGGTCGTTACAACCTGAACTTCCACGAGGCTCAGCAAGCCTGCCTGGACCAGGACTCCATCATCGCCTCCTTCGATCAGCTCTACGAGGCCTGGAGGTCTGGGTTGGACTGGTGCAACGCAGGCTGGCTCAGCGACGGCTCTGTGCAGTACCCCATCACCAAGCCCAGGGAGCCCTGTGGGGGGAAGAACACGGTGCCCGGTGTCAGGAATTACGGCTTCTGGGACAAGGATAAGAGCCGCTATGATGTGTTCTGCTTCACTTCAAACTTCAATG GTCGTTTTTACTACCTAATACACCCGACCAAGCTGACCTATGATGAGGCTGTCCAGGCCTGCTTGAAGGACGGCGCTCAGATCGCCAAAGTTGGCCAGATATTTGCTGCCTGGAAGCTCCTGGGATATGACCGCTGCGACGCTGGCTGGCTGGCGGACGGCAGCGTCCGCTACCCGATCTCCAGACCAAGGAAACGCTGCAGCCCTAATGAAGCCGCTGTTCGCTTTGTAGGCTTCCCCGATAAAAAGCACAAGCTGTATGGTGTCTACTGTTTCAGAGCGTACAACTGA
- the HAPLN1 gene encoding hyaluronan and proteoglycan link protein 1 isoform X1, which translates to MTSLLFLVLISVCWADPHPDNSSLEHERIIHIQEENGPRLLVVAEQAKIFSQRGGNVTLPCKFYHEHTSIAGSGTHKIRVKWTKLTSDYLKEVDVFVAMGHHRKSYGKYQGRVFLRESSENDASLVITNIMLEDYGRYKCEVIEGLEDDTAVVALNLEGVVFPYSPRLGRYNLNFHEAQQACLDQDSIIASFDQLYEAWRSGLDWCNAGWLSDGSVQYPITKPREPCGGKNTVPGVRNYGFWDKDKSRYDVFCFTSNFNGRFYYLIHPTKLTYDEAVQACLKDGAQIAKVGQIFAAWKLLGYDRCDAGWLADGSVRYPISRPRKRCSPNEAAVRFVGFPDKKHKLYGVYCFRAYN; encoded by the exons AAGAAAATGGACCCCGTCTACTTGTGGTAGCAGAACAAGCCAAAATCTTCTCGCAGCGGGGTGGCAATGTCACACTGCCATGTAAATTTTACCACGAACACACATCAATAGCTGGCTCAGGAACCCACAAAATCCGTGTCAAGTGGACCAAACTCACCTCAGATTACCTCAAAGAAGTGGACGTCTTTGTTGCGATGGGACACCACAGAAAGAGCTACGGAAAGTACCAGGGCAGAGTGTTTCTGagagaaagcagtgaaaatgaTGCCTCCCTCGTAATCACAAATATAATGCTGGAGGATTATGGAAGATATAAGTGCGAGGTGATTGAAGGATTAGAGGATGACACGGCAGTGGTAGCTCTGAATCTGGAAG GTGTTGTATTCCCCTACTCTCCGCGGCTGGGTCGTTACAACCTGAACTTCCACGAGGCTCAGCAAGCCTGCCTGGACCAGGACTCCATCATCGCCTCCTTCGATCAGCTCTACGAGGCCTGGAGGTCTGGGTTGGACTGGTGCAACGCAGGCTGGCTCAGCGACGGCTCTGTGCAGTACCCCATCACCAAGCCCAGGGAGCCCTGTGGGGGGAAGAACACGGTGCCCGGTGTCAGGAATTACGGCTTCTGGGACAAGGATAAGAGCCGCTATGATGTGTTCTGCTTCACTTCAAACTTCAATG GTCGTTTTTACTACCTAATACACCCGACCAAGCTGACCTATGATGAGGCTGTCCAGGCCTGCTTGAAGGACGGCGCTCAGATCGCCAAAGTTGGCCAGATATTTGCTGCCTGGAAGCTCCTGGGATATGACCGCTGCGACGCTGGCTGGCTGGCGGACGGCAGCGTCCGCTACCCGATCTCCAGACCAAGGAAACGCTGCAGCCCTAATGAAGCCGCTGTTCGCTTTGTAGGCTTCCCCGATAAAAAGCACAAGCTGTATGGTGTCTACTGTTTCAGAGCGTACAACTGA